A genomic window from Fusarium oxysporum Fo47 chromosome VIII, complete sequence includes:
- a CDS encoding amino acid permease/ SLC12A domain-containing protein yields MASTPPTDYGKEAVLDVSETRDVETGEVKNGGLKQDLKNRHMQMIAIGGAIGAGLFVGSGGALQKGGPAALLIGYLIIGIMLLCTCLALAEMAVLYPVNGAFFTYIVRFVDPSWGFAMGWQYALAWLTVLPFELIAASITIRFWREDINMAVWVSVFLVVLMGIQIFGVRGYGEVEFVLSIIKICACVGFIILGIVINCGGVGDQGYIGVKYWRDPGAFTSFKGFCAVFVVAAFSFGGTEMVGLAAAESANPRKSIPMASKQVFWRIAIFYILNLFIVGLILPANDPRLMGASGANTKASPFVLAIQDAGIKVLPSIMNAVITVAVLSVANSCTFGSTRTIQAMAERNMAPNFFKYIDSKGRPLYCVILQIAFGLLAYIGAAPQGMEIFGWLLALTGLGFLFVWGSICLAHIRMRAGMKAQGINLGLIPYKTPFGVAGSYLGLGLNILALIASFYTALFPASGASPTAEAFFSSYLAFFSVTLLYLGYKVCTRKWQMYVRPAEMDLASGAVWLEEEEPKEPFVWADAPKKVLRSFF; encoded by the exons ATGGCTTCTACTCCTCCCACCGATTACGGCAAGGAGGCCGTTCTCGATGTCTCTGAGACACGAGATGTCGAGACTGGCGAGGTCAAGAACGGTGGCCTCAAGCAAGATCTCAAGAACCGACACATGCAGATGATTGCCATCG GTGGCGCTATCGGTGCTGGTCTCTTCGTCGGTTCAGGTGGTGCCCTCCAGAAGGGTGGCCCTGCTGCTCTCCTCATCGGCTATCTCATCATCGGTATCATGCTTCTATGCACATGCTTGGCCCTCGCTGAGATGGCTGTCCTCTACCCCGTCAACGGTGCCTTCTTCACATACATCGTCCGCTTCGTCGATCCTTCATGGGGTTTCGCCATGGGTTGGCAATACGCTCTCGCTTGGTTGACTGTCCTGCCTTTCGAACTTATCGCGGcttccatcaccatcagATTCTGGAGAGAAGATATCAACATGGCTGTCTGGGTCTCtgtcttccttgttgtcCTCATGGGCATTCAGATCTTCGGTGTTCGAGGTTACGGTGAAGTTGAGTTTGTTCTCTCTATCATCAAGATCTGCGCCTGTGTTGGTTTCATCATCCTCGGTATTGTCATCAACTGCGGTGGCGTTGGCGACCAGGGCTACATCGGTGTCAAGTACTGGCGCGATCCTGGTGCTTTCACCAGCTTCAAGGGTTTCTGCGCtgtcttcgtcgtcgctgcTTTCTCCTTCGGTGGTACTGAGATGGTCGgtctggctgctgctgagtcTGCCAACCCCCGCAAGTCTATCCCCATGGCTAGCAAGCAGGTCTTCTGGCGAATTGCTATCTTCTACATTCTCAACCTGTTCATCGTCGGTCTCATCCTCCCCGCCAACGACCCTCGCCTGATGGGCGCCAGCGGTGCCAACACCAAGGCCTCTCCCTTCGTTCTTGCTATCCAGGATGCCGGTATCAAGGTCCTTCCAAGCATCATGAACGCTGTCATCACTGTTGCTGTTCTCTCCGTTGCCAACTCCTGTACTTTCGGTTCTACCCGAACCATCCAAGCTATGGCTGAGCGCAACATGGCccccaacttcttcaagtaCATTGACTCCAAGGGCCGCCCTCTCTACTGTGTTATCCTTCAGATCGCCTTTGGTCTCCTTGCCTACATTGGCGCTGCTCCTCAGGGCATGGAGATCTTCGGCTGGCTCTTGGCCCTCACTGGtcttggcttcctcttcgtctgGGGCTCTATCTGCCTCGCCCACATCCGCATGCGTGCCGGTATGAAGGCTCAGGGCATCAACCTCGGCCTCATTCCCTACAAGACCCCCTTCGGCGTTGCTGGATCTTAcctcggtctcggtctcaacatcctcgcccTTATCGCTTCTTTCTACACTGCTCTCTTCCCTGCCTCCGGCGCCTCTCCCACCGCTGAGGCCTTCTTCAGTTCCTAcctcgccttcttctctgtTACCCTTCTCTACCTTGGTTACAAGGTCTGCACACGCAAGTGGCAGATGTATGTCCGCCCCGCAGAGATGGATCTGGCCAGTGGCGCTGTTTGgttggaggaggaggagcccAAGGAGCCTTTCGTCTGGGCCGATGCTCCCAAGAAGGTTCTCCGAAGCTTTTTCTAA
- a CDS encoding armadillo-type protein, producing MESTASSKERTEFFQRLKPCCVKISQLAIREADGRASSRELGEQTGRLLELLNEQIRRNPLVLDEKLSEYVFFPLHHIFRQMDQYPMPLIENCIKTLTILITHGWKTKLSAELVRQILSLLTFIIDGTPGSTPARPVAEETVLEAFRGLTALFNTAGLSAAASSGLSEAESIPALGHGVTIMLNGVVDGATPQIQQEALRALQAVYHTVKEPAALASFLPGTVSLLAKVTSSPNRYKSAVLAKCFETVSLVLTSVLADLRTRSILTKTETDQERAEDNKILSPAWLKASTMQVKKALSTIMKLRSHESAEVRNALNKLCVTILDECHNTLSNCANILVETAMMLGETENKMSLTQTSLQDLVNIYPELGEIVKTTTYNWMSSLSRLMQSADEDVKRDTIRNVLKGLELIKDLQIQSSTLDESMSIMLRDSIISLMQASGTSETNENMDVRLIDSGEASAEQGDVQYQPVLLPSESQKDIRHEMASLITFLGSSSQQARFAGTMLEQVQDSDNSASQVATFWLCFELIKASHRSSAEAEMFLNLSSVTDPSQDIDTIFNELYTTSVQILDRHTDVESIDWRLEALALEATAYTAQRAGESFRPELIDILFPIATFLGSNNPNLQKHAIVTLNSIAASCGYANVSELIIQNVDYMVNSVSLRLNSLDISPASINVLTMMVRLAGPRLVPYLDDVIDSIFGALDNFHGYPVFVENLFVVLKEVVNQGVRSDMLLLEHQARSKPDHRKVHKKEPGLSELLDTLEKRRQRAALDETETEEEVKGHPKIPWKKEKNENDSNEAADPPPEPEKPPNSPTYQLLLRVANLTQHYLTSPTPTLRRSLLELLATASTALAPDEDAFLPLVNAIWPVVIDRLHDPEAYIAVEACRALAGLCAAAGDFLSSRFKTDWAEWLRDWCRKVKQQASASPSWVRPHGEAGTTWGKESDDSRVLIPLRHGDSLSGKPLTQIVAPSSGSLGKFASPARVWEGTVELLTALVSHVQVDEEMFDDILDLLSDVLERNVVVREALEAVNGDAVWLSRYERGNVEWLPTPKMDGVEFTHMEISR from the exons ATGGAATCAACAGCCAGTAGTAAGGAGAGgaccgagttcttccaaAGA CTTAAACCATGTTGCGTTAAGATAAGTCAGTTGGCGATCCGCGAGGCCGACGgacgagcttcttctcgagagcTTGGTGAGCAGACAGGTCGACTTTTGGAGCTCCTCAATGAACAAATCAGACGGAACCCGCTAGTACTGGATGAGAAGTTATCTGAATATGTGTTCTTCCCTCTTCATCACATCTTTCGCCAGATGGATCAATATCCCATGCCCTTGATCGAGAACTGCATCAAGACGCTTACAATTCTCATCACGCACGGCTGGAAGACAAAGCTTTCTGCGGAGCTTGTGCGACAGATTCTGAGTCTTCTGACTTTCATTATAGATGGAACACCTGGCTCAACCCCAGCACGCCCTGTCGCTGAGGAGACAGTGCTGGAAGCTTTTCGTGGGCTGACAGCGCTCTTCAACACAGCTGGTTTATCGGCCGCAGCTTCATCAGGGCTTTCGGAGGCAGAGTCAATACCGGCTCTTGGGCACGGCGTAACTATCATGTTGAATGGAGTGGTAGACGGTGCAACGCCTCAGATTCAACAGGAAGCACTGCGTGCCCTGCAAGCAGTGTACCATACTGTGAAAGAACCTGCTGCATTGGCTAGTTTCCTGCCTGGCACCGTTTCCCTACTCGCCAAAGTCACATCTTCACCCAACCGATACAAGAGCGCTGTTCTTGCCAAATGTTTCGAGACAGTGAGCCTGGTACTGACAAGTGTATTGGCTGATCTACGGACGCGGTCGATCTTAACAAAAACCGAAACTGATCAAGAACGGGCCGAGGATAACAAAATCCTATCTCCAGCTTGGCTCAAGGCAAGCACTATGCAAGTTAAGAAAGCCCTCTCAACGATTATGAAACTGCGTTCTCATGAATCTGCTGAGGTGAGGAATGCCCTCAACAAGCTTTGCGTGACCATCCTGGATGAATGCCACAACACGTTGTCCAACTGTGCAAACATACTTGTCGAGACAGCCATGATGCTTGGGGAGACTGAGAACAAGATGTCCCTGACACAGACTAGTTTacaagatcttgtcaacaTCTATCCTGAACTCGGTGAAATTGTCAAAACGACGACATATAACTGGATGTCTAGTCTTTCACGGCTGATGCAATCAGCGGATGAAGATGTTAAGCGAGACACTATACGAAATGTCTTGAAGGGTcttgagctcatcaaagACTTACAGATACAATCATCGACGCTGGACGAATCTATGTCGATTATGCTCCGAgatagtattatatctctaatGCAAGCATCAGGAACCTCGGAAACTAATGAGAACATGGACGTTCGACTGATAGACAGTGGGGAAGCATCGGCAGAGCAAGGGGATGTCCAATACCAGCCCGTCTTGCTGCCCTCCGAATCGCAAAAGGATATCCGTCATGAGATGGCATCACTCATTACCTTTCTTGGGTCATCGTCTCAGCAAGCAAGATTTGCTGGTACTATGTTGGAGCAAGTTCAGGACTCTGATAACTCAGCCAGCCAAGTCGCTACTTTTTGGCTTTGCTTTGAACTTATCAAAGCGAGCCATAGATCATCTGCTGAAGCAGAGATGTTCTTGAACTTGTCATCAGTAACCGATCCCTCCCAGGATATCGACACCATATTCAATGAGCTTTACACAACATCGGTGCAGATTCTCGACCGGCACACAGATGTGGAATCTATCGACTGGCGGCTAGAAGCTCTAGCCCTAGAAGCAACTGCCTACACAGCACAGCGAGCCGGAGAGTCATTTCGCCCCGAACTGATCGATATTTTGTTTCCCATCGCAACGTTCTTAGGCTCCAACAACCCCAATCTGCAAAAGCATGCTATTGTCACATTGAACAGTATAGCAGCCTCATGCGGATATGCCAACGTTTCAGAGCTTATCATCCAGAATGTGGACTACATGGTGAACTCGGTTTCGTTGAGGCTGAACAGCCTGGACATATCGCCTGCCTCGATCAACGTCTTGACCATGATGGTCCGACTTGCAGGCCCTCGACTGGTTCCCTACCTAGACGATGTTATCGACTCTATCTTCGGGGCTTTAGATAACTTCCACGGATATCCAGTATTTGTCGAGAATCTGTTTGTCGTGCTCAAGGAGGTTGTGAATCAGGGCGTTCGCTCGGATATGTTGTTGCTGGAACATCAGGCGAGGTCAAAACCAGACCATCGAAAAGTCCACAAGAAAGAACCTGGGCTCTCCGAACTCTTGGATACTTTGGAAAAGCGAAGGCAGCGGGCAGCACTCGATGAGACGgaaacagaagaagaagtgaaaGGCCACCCAAAGATTCCgtggaagaaagaaaagaacgaGAATGATAGCAACGAGGCAGCTGATCCTCCACCGGAACCAGAAAAACCACCAAACTCACCAACGTACCAGCTTCTGCTGAGAGTGGCAAACCTCACGCAACATTACCTCACCTCCCCGACACCGACACTACGAAGATCCTTACTTGAGCTCCTGGCAACAGCATCCACTGCTTTGGCTCCCGATGAAGATGCATTTTTGCCCCTTGTTAACGCGATCTGGCCAGTAGTGATCGACAGGCTGCATGACCCAGAAGCTTATATCGCGGTCGAGGCATGCCGCGCGCTTGCTGGGCTCTGCGCTGCTGCGGGGGACTTCCTTAGCTCTCGGTTCAAGACTGACTGGGCTGAATGGCTTCGAGATTGGTGCCGAAAGGTTAAACAGCAAGCTTCCGCTTCACCGAGCTGGGTCAGACCCCATGGGGAAGCTGGCACTACGTGGGGGAAAGAAAGCGACGATAGCCGAGTGTTGATACCCCTGAGACATGGTGATAGTCTAAGCGGCAAGCCTTTAACGCAAATAGTTGCACCATCTTCAGGTAGCTTAGGCAAATTTGCGTCACCAGCGCGAGTGTGGGAGGGTACGGTTGAGCTACTGACAGCTCTCGTATCTCATGTTCAGGTTGACGAAGAAATGTTTGATGACATTCTTGACTTACTCTCGGACGTTTTGGAACGAAACGTTGTAGTGCGGGAGGCATTGGAGGCTGTTAACGGGGACGCTGTATGGCTTTCGCGGTATGAGAGAGGGAATGTTGAATGGCTCCCAACACCGAAAATGGACGGAGTGGAGTTCACTCACATGGAAATCTCCAGGTAA
- a CDS encoding uncharacterized protein (of unknown function-domain containing protein), which yields MSPSGPFQVTVHPFESKCRSSAAYEIGLTSAPNAIVFIGGLTDGPHTIPYTRLLAQRLEEVKELGFSVIEFRMRSSFSGFGTSSLSNDVEDISALVKYLRGIGKEKIVLFGSSTGCQDCIEYANYAKHNNEPVDGFVMQGPVSDRETLDLIFPDPQPSLDLAAKMISEGKGGDCMPFDMIPAVLGAPISAYRFQSLASKGGDDDYFSSDLPDDVIERNWSRFNKPVLVLHSAEDEFVPERIDQAASNKKYKALNPAVSRLSGLIPGASHTVDQPQAQEWLSKTVIEWLKTEVTSRAG from the exons ATGTCCCCTTCAGGCCCTTTCCAAGTCACTGTCCATCCCTTTGAGTCCAAGTGTCGAAGCTCGGCCGCCTATGAAATTGGTCTCACTTCAGCTCCTAATGCCATTGTCTTCATCGGTGGGCTTACAGATGGACCTCACACTATTCCTTATACCCGGCTTCTAGCCCAGCGCCTAGAGGAAGTAAAGGAGTTGGGCTTCTCCGTTATCGAATTCCGCATGAGAAGCTCTTTCTCGGGTTTTGGCACTTCGAGCCTCTCCAacgatgttgaagacattTCTGCTTTGGTCAAGTATCTGCGAGGAATTGGCAAGGAAAAGATCGTCCTATTTGGTTCCTCAACTGGCTGTCAG GACTGCATCGAGTATGCCAATTATGCCAAGCACAACAACGAACCTGTCGATGGCTTCGTTATGCAAGGTCCGGTATCGGATCGTGAGACACTGGATTTGATCTTCCCGGATCCTCAGCCGAGTCTTGATCTCGCCGCAAAGATGATTTCTGAGGGCAAAGGCGGTGATTGTATGCCTTTTGACATGATTCCTGCCGTTCTGGGAGCTCCCATTTCGGCGTATCGGTTCCAGTCTCTGGCGAGCAAAGG CGGCGACGATGATTACTTTTCATCAGACCTACCCGATGATGTCATTGAAAGGAATTGGTCTCGGTTCAATAAGCCAGTGCTAGTTCTCCATTCTGCTGAGGACGAGTTCGTCCCAGAGCGCATCGACCAGGCTGCGAGCAACAAGAAGTATAAGGCGTTAAACCCGGCTGTCAGTCGGTTATCGGGGCTGATTCCTGGCGCAAGCCATACCGTTGATCAACCCCAAGCGCAGGAGTGGCTTTCCAAGACGGTAATCGAGTGGTTGAAAACCGAAGTTACTTCTCGTGCTGGTTGA
- a CDS encoding ABC transporter type 1, transmembrane domain-containing protein — protein sequence MALYNEQQVLFETGSFTGFRPLRELGANYLTTGPFKQPLCGNSEGWGPLSPHRYDFTPCFIDVWISAVSVFGLLFGSLAVWWLLAKKQKQEGQTKNAHFYIKQSLLAVIIVDVIAQLIVQIVYMPHIWYGDFRVLTTFLTILSLFVIFAIQWIEHSRIRYPSGVALFYWLFLLISFGVKLRSLISQQIYDSNLPYFIVYCVGVGLSLVEFLVEWLWPRTSRPSGYEAIEEEEECPVEYANAFSQLAFSWMTPMMQYGYKVYLTEEDLWALAKDDQTKNTGSRFDQAWQYELEHHKSPSLWRVLFKAYGGPYCVAAIFKVANDVAQYIQPQLLRLLISFVKSYEEDNTPQPIIKGAAIALAMFACAVLQTTMVHQYFQLAFVTGMRIKGGLSSAIYRKSLRLSSEGRASKSTGDIVNYMAVDGQRLQDLTQFAQQIWSAPFQIIICMVSLYNLLGWSMMAGVAVMIIMMPIQGFVARIMKNMQKEQMKNKDARSRLINEIINNMKSIKLYAWGSAFMNKLNFVRNEKELKNLRKIGATQAFANFTWTTAPFFVSCSTFTVFVLTQDKPLTSDIVFPALALFNLLTFPLAILPMVITSIVEASVAIGRLTSFLTAEELQPDAITIKPAPEQLGEESIIIRDGTFSWSRHENKPTLVDIDYTAYKGELSCVVGRVGAGKSSFLQSILGDMWKVKGNVEVRGTVAYASQQTWILNATVKENIIFGYKYDAEFYEKTVQACALLDDFAQLPDGDETVVGERGISLSGGQKARVSLARAVYARADIYLLDDVLSAVDSHVGRHIIDNVLGTRGLLASKTRILATNAIAVLRQASYVSLLKDGQIIERGTYKELVAQKGLVAELLKTAGHESGNASSEPSSSASSSKAATIIETDSGQAKEELEEAQEQVPEMAPIKTGAGAKPRSSSMATLRRASTASFRGPRGKLTDEEIGGSSKTKQAKEHLEQGKVKWSVYGEYAKMNNLYAVALYLLMLIAAQTAGIGGNFWLEKWSRENQEKQSNANVGKYLGIYFAFGIGASALTVIQTLVLWIFCSIEASRKLHERMANAIFRSPMSFFDTTPAGRILNRFSSDIYRVDEVLARTFNMLFVNAAKSGFTLVVISFATPPFVALIIPLALTYYYIQRYYLRTSRELKRLDSVSRSPIYAHFQESLGGISTIRAFRQQQRFELENEWRVDANLRAYFPSISANRWLAVRLEFIGAVVILAAAGFAIIAVTGNKPIQSGIVGLAMSYALQITTSLNWIVRQTVEVETNIVSVERVLEYAALPSEAPEIIAKNRPPVSWPAKGEVDFVNYSTRYREGLDLVLKNISLDIKSHEKIGVVGRTGAGKSSLTLALFRLIEPVTGHIGIDNVDTSSIGLLDLRRRLAIIPQDAALFEGTVRDNLDPGHVHDDTELWSVLGK from the exons ATGGCTCTCTACAACGAGCAACAGGTTCTCTTCGAGACGGGCTCGTTCACTGGCTTCCGCCCGCTGCGAGAGCTTGGTGCGAACTATCTCACTACCGGCCCCTTCAAGCAACCTCTGTGTGGAAATTCGGAAGGATGGGGGCCCCTAAGTCCCCATCGCTATGATTTTACACCTTGTTTTATCGACGTCTGGATCTCTGCTGTGTCTGTTTTTGGCCTTCTGTTTGGATCGCTCGCTGTCTGGTGGCTGCTCGCTAAGAAGCAGAAACAAGAGGGACAGACCAAGAATGCGCACTTCTACATTAAGCAG TCTCTCCTCgccgtcatcatcgtcgacgTCATTGCTCAGCTTATCGTTCAAATCGTCTACATGCCCCATATCTGGTATGGCGATTTCCGAGTCTTGACGACCTTCTTGACTATCCTGTCACTATTTGTCATTTTCGCTATTCAATGGATCGAGCATTCGCGTATTCGATATCCCAGCGGCGTCGCCCTATTCTACtggctcttcctcctcatctccttCGGCGTCAAGCTCCGATCTCTTATCTCGCAGCAAATCTACGACTCCAACCTACCGTACTTCATTGTTTACTGCGTCGGAGTTGGGCTGTCTCTTGTAGAGTTTCTCGTGGAGTGGCTGTGGCCTCGAACTTCTCGGCCGAGTGGAtatgaagccatcgaggaagaggaagaatgtCCCGTTGAATACGCCAACGCATTTTCTCAACTCGCCTTCTCCTGGATGACACCAATGATGCAATATGGTTACAAAGTGTATTTGACCGAAGAGGACCTCTGGGCTCTTGCCAAGGATGATCAGACCAAGAACACTGGATCTCGCTTTGACCAAGCTTGGCAATACGAGTTGGAACACCACAAGAGTCCTTCGCTGTGGAGAGTTTTGTTCAAGGCATATGGCGGCCCTTATTGTGTTGCTGCTATCTTCAAGGTTGCAAATGATGTCGCCCAGTACATTCAGCCCCAGCTGCTTCGGCTTCTCATCTCCTTTGTGAAGTCGTACGAGGAAGACAATACTCCTCAGCCTATTATCAAGGGCGCTGCTATCGCTTTGGCTATGTTCGCTTGTGCGGTTCTGCAAACCACCATGGTTCATCAGTACTTCCAGCTTGCCTTTGTGACGGGAATGCGTATCAAAGGTGGTTTGTCTTCAGCCATATACCGCAAGTCCCTACGCCTGTCAAGCGAGGGCAGGGCTTCAAAGAGTACCGGTGACATTGTCAACTACATGGCGGTTGATGGCCAGCGTCTGCAGGATCTTACCCAGTTCGCTCAGCAAATTTGGTCTGCGCCATTCCAGATTATCATCTGCATGGTTTCCCTCTATAATCTGCTAGGCTGGTCTATGATGGCGGGTGTTGCTGTCATGATTATTATGATGCCAATTCAAGGATTTGTCGCTCGCATTATGAAAAACATGCAAAAGGAGCAGATGAAGAATAAGGACGCCAGAAGTCGCTTGATCAacgagatcatcaacaatatGAAGAGCATCAAGCTGTATGCTTGGGGCTCTGCCTTTATGAACAAACTCAATTTCGTCCGAAACGAAAAGGAACTGAAGAACTTGCGAAAGATTGGTGCCACTCAGGCCTTTGCCAACTTCACTTGGACTACTGCGCCTTTCTTCGTGTCATGTTCAACCTTCACCGTCTTTGTTCTGACCCAGGATAAGCCGCTCACTAGTGATATCGTCTTCCCTGCATTGGCCCTGTTTAACCTGTTGACCTTCCCTCTTGCCATTCTTCCAATGGTCATCACCTCCATCGTCGAAGCCTCTGTCGCCATTGGACGTCTCACCAGCTTCCTTACCGCCGAAGAGCTTCAACCCGACGCTATCACTATTAAGCCTGCCCCTGAGCAACTTGGCGAGGAGAGCATAATCATCCGTGATGGTACATTCTCTTGGAGCCGTCACGAGAACAAGCCCACTCTCGTTGATATTGATTATACCGCTTACAAGGGAGAACTCTCTTGTGTCGTTGGCCGTGTTGGTGCTGGCAAGTCGTCTTTCCTTCAGAGCATTCTCGGTGATATGTGGAAGGTTAAGGGTAACGTCGAAGTACGAGGAACTGTTGCCTACGCGTCGCAGCAAACCTGGATCCTCAATGCTACAGTCAAGGAGAACATCATCTTTGGTTATAAATATGATGCTGAGTTTTACGAGAAGACTGTCCAGGCGTGTGCTCTTTTGGACGATTTTGCACAGCTTCCAGATGGAGACGAAACTGTTGTTGGCGAACGTGGTATCTCCCTGAGTGGTGGTCAAAAAGCACGTGTATCACTGGCTCGTGCTGTCTATGCTCGTGCGGATATCTACCTACTCGATGACGTTCTTTCTGCTGTTGACTCCCATGTTGGCCGTCACATTATCGACAATGTACTCGGAACCCGTGGTCTGCTGGCTTCAAAGACTCGCATTCTTGCAACTAACGCCATTGCTGTCCTTCGTCAGGCCAGCTACGTGTCTCTCCTCAAGGATGGCCAAATCATTGAGCGAGGAACATACAAGGAATTGGTTGCTCAGAAGGGTCTCGTTGCCGAACTTCTCAAGACAGCCGGACACGAGTCTGGCAATGCCAGCAGTGAACCTAGCTCCAGTGCTTCAAGCAGCAAGGCTGCTACAATCATCGAGACAGACTCGGGCCAGGCcaaggaagagcttgaggaggcACAGGAACAAGTCCCCGAGATGGCTCCTATCAAGACCGGTGCTGGGGCCAAGCCTCGCTCAAGCAGCATGGCAACCCTGCGCCGCGCCAGTACTGCAAGCTTCAGAGGTCCACGAGGCAAGCTGACAGACGAGGAAATCGGTGGTTCgtccaagaccaagcaagccaaggAGCACTTAGAGCAAGGCAAGGTCAAGTGGTCTGTCTACGGTGAATACGCCAAGATGAACAACCTTTATGCCGTTGCTTTATATCTCCTCATGCTTATTGCTGCACAGACTGCCGGAATCGGTGGTAATTTCTGGCTTGAGAAGTGGTCCAGAGAAAACCAAGAAAAGCAGTCGAACGCTAATGTTGGCAAGTATCTCGGAATCTACTTCGCTTTTGGTATCGGAGCGTCCGCTCTCACTGTCATTCAGACCCTTGTGCTCTGGATCTTCTGTTCCATCGAG GCATCGAGAAAGCTTCATGAGCGCATGGCCAACGCTATCTTCCGCTCCCCCATGTCTTTCTTTGATACAACGCCTGCTGGTCGTATCCTGAACCGTTTCTCGAG TGATATTTACCGGGTCGATGAGGTTTTGGCCAGAACTTTCAATATGCTATTTGTGAATGCGGCCAAGTCAGGCTTCACCTTGGTCGTTATCTCATTCGCCACACCACCATTTGTCGCATTGATCATCCCGCTAGCCCTGACTTACTACTACATCCAGAGATATTACCTCCGAACATCTCGCGAGCTCAAACGACTCGACAGTGTGAGCCGTAGCCCCATCTATGCACATTTCCAGGAGTCCCTTGGGGGTATTTCAACCATTCGGGCATTccgacagcagcagcgatTCGAGCTCGAGAACGAATGGCGTGTCGATGCTAATCTCCGTGCTTACTTCCCTTCAATCAGCGCCAATCGCTGGCTGGCCGTTCGTCTCGAGTTTATTGGTGCTGTGGTCAttctggctgctgctggctttgctATCATCGCCGTCACTGGCAACAAGCCCATCCAATCTGGTATTGTCGGCCTTGCCATGTCATATGCTCTGCAGATTACGACTTCTCTCAACTGGATCGTTCGTCAGACTGTCGAAGTCGAGACCAACATTGTGTCAGTAGAGCGTGTCCTCGAATATGCAGCCCTACCAAGTGAGGCACCCGAGATCATCGCCAAGAACAGACCCCCTGTCTCGTGGCCTGCTAAGGGCGAGGTTGATTTCGTCAACTACAGCACCCGTTACCGTGAGGGTTTGGACCTGGtgctcaagaacatcagccttgacatCAAGTCGCATGAGAAGATCGGTGTCGTGGGTCGCACAGGTGCAGGCAAGTCATCTCTGACTCTAGCCTTGTTCCGACTCATCGAACCAGTAACGGGCCATATTGGTATTGATAATGTTGACACGTCTTCCATTGGTTTGCTCGATCTGCGCCGAAGGCTGGCCATTATTCCTCAAGATGCAGCGCTCTTTGAAGGCACTGTTCGGGATAACCTCGATCCTGGCCATGTCCATGATGACACTGAGCTTTGGAGTGTGTTGGGTAAGTAA